The sequence below is a genomic window from Humulus lupulus chromosome 3, drHumLupu1.1, whole genome shotgun sequence.
ATACCCcatacatcaaataattcaatctcCAATGTAGCATTCATGGGTAACTCATTACATCTTGAAATATTCCCAACCCATTAACATCCATCACAACTCTTTATGAAAGTATAAAAATCTTTACGTACAAAAGGCCAGTAAGAACCTGTTGTAATACCTTTGTTGTTGTATGAGACTGGCCAAAATGACCACCATAAGGAAACGAGTGACAATGTTCAATTATGGATTGAGTTTCTTCTATAGGTACACAACGTCAGATCACACTATCAGAACTCCTCTTGAAAAAATATGGATCATCAAAGAAATAAAACCTAGAATCATGAATTAAGTTTTTTCTTTGATGAAAATTGTAATCTGGAGGAAGTATACCACAAACTATGTAGTTGACAATATCATCAAACCAAGGAACTGTCGCTGAAACTGCCAATAACAACTCATTTGGAAATATTTCTTTAATGGGATTGTTTTCTTCCTCTGCTCCATTCTCCAATCTAGATAAGTGATCAGCCGCCAAGTTCTCACTTCCCTTCTTATCAACACCCAACGAATCAACCTCGGTTTGGCATCTTTCTTTGTAAAAAGATAATGAAGCGTTGCATGATCTGTATGAATGAGAACTTTAGAACACAACAAATAGGGCCTGGATTTATCACAAGAAAATACCACTGCCAACATCTTCTTCTCTGTAGTTGAGTAGTTTcgttgagcatcattcaaggtctTGCTCACGTAATAAATAGCTCGAAATATCTTCTCTCTTCTTTGACCCAAAACAGCCCCCGCAACATAATCACTAGTGTCACACATAATCTCAAAAGGTTGACTCCAATCCAGCACAACCATAATTGGTGCGGTCACCAACTTCTCCTTTATAGCCTCAAAAGCTTGTCTACATTCCTCATCAAAAATAAATGGCGTGTCTTTTTCAAGAAGGTTACACAATGGTCTACTTATCTTTGAAAAATCTTTAATAAACCTTCTATAGAAACCGGCATGCCCAGGGAAACTTCTAATAGCTTTGACATTTGTTGGTGGAGGTAACTTCTATATAATTGGTATCTTTGTTCAGTCCACTTCAAGGCCCTCCTTTGACACATGGTGCCCCAAAGCAGTTCCTTCTTGAACCATGAAGTAACACTTCTCCCAATTTAGCACAAGATTCTTCTCTTCACAACAACGAAGTACCAAAGACAAATTATGTAGACAATCATCAAAAGATGATCCAAACACAAAAAagtcatccataaatacttccaTAATCTCCTCAACTGTATCAGAAAATATAGCCATCATGCATCGTTGAAACATAGTCGGAGCATTACATTAGCCGAATTGCATTCTTCGATAAGCAAGCGTACCATATGGATAGGtgaatgtagtcttttcttgatcatCTGGAGCGAATAAGCATCTAAGAAATAGTAGTGTGAATACCTATCTAACcggtcaagcatctgatcaataAACAGAAGtagaaaatggtcttttctagtggCCTTGTTCAACttcctatagtcaatacacactCTCCACCCATTTACTGTTCTCGTTGAAATCAATTCATTGGCCTCATTCTTCACCACTGTCATTCCTCCTTTCATCGGTACAACTTGCACAGGACTAACCCAACTACTATCTGAAATAGCATAAATAATTCCAGCCTTTAAAAGTTTAAGAACTTCAGCTAGTACTACTTCTTTCATGGTTGGATTTAATCTTCTTTGATGCTCAATGGATGGCTTGTAATTCTCCTTGAACAGAATCTTGTGCATGAAAACAGTTGGGTCAATTCCCTTTAAATCTAAAATCGTCCATCCCAAGGCAGATTTATGATCTCTCAAAACTCTTATTAATTTGTCTGTTTCACCCTCCAAAAGTTTTGATGAGATAATAACTGGATTTGTGAAATTCTCACCTAGAAATTCATAGCGTAAATGATCAGGGAGCGGTTTCAAATCTTTCATACCCATTACTTATTTTTCCACGTCACCATCTTCAGCTTGACATAGAGTTTCTTTCACATTCATTCCACTAGTACTAGGAATAGCCCTAAGAGCCATCACACAATCAACAACTTCACCATCCACAACTTCTCCATTCACTTTTTATAAATTAGATTGAATAACACTAGAATCTAGACAATGTTGTAGAGGATCTGAACATAATTCCTTCTTCATTGtctctaccactactacctcaATAAAATCAACACAGTGACAAGTGTTTGTGCTATCAGGATGCTTCGGTGCTTGATAAATGTTGAATTTGACCTCTTCATTATTAACCCTCAATGTCATATGACCACCCTGCACATCAATAAGAGCCCTTCCAGTAGCCAAGAATGGATAACCAATAATAATATGAATTTCATGGTCTTCCTCCATGTCCAATGCCACAAAATTTGTGggtaaaataaaattttcaacctTAACCAATACATCTTCAATCACTCCACAAGGATAAGTTAGCGATCTATATGTTAATTGAAGAGTAATGGTTGTAGGCTTCACCTCTCCTACCCCCAACTTCTTAAAAACTGAAAGAGGCATTAAATTAATACTCCCTCCAAGATCACATAATTCTTTATCAAAAGATGATCCCTCGATAGTGAAAGGTATAGTAAAACTAGTTGGATCTTTCACCTTCTAAGGCAATTTTTTTTGTAAGATGGTGCTGCATTCTTCTGTTAGCTTCACAGTTTCAAAGTCTTCTAATCTTCTTCTCTTCGACATGCCTTGTTTCATATATTTTACATAATTTGGCATTTGTGCAAGAGCATCTGCAATGGGAATGTTTATGTGAATCTTTTAAAAAATCTCTAAGAAATTTGCAAACTACTCATCCAGTTTCTTCTTTTGAAATCTCTAAGGATATGGTATAGGAGgttgatacattggaagactaacTTTCTCTTTATCAGACTTGTCATTAACGCTCTACTTTATGGCTTGTTCTTCCTGGTCTACCTGTCTCACCATTGGCTCATCTTGCTTTCTTGAACACTTGTCTTCACCCTTGGTTTTAGCCCCATCAATAACCTTATCACTTCTTAATGAAATTGCTTGGCATGATCCTTTGGATTTGGCACGGTATCACTAGGAAAACTCCCCTTCTGATTAGCACTTACTGCATTTTCCAACTGTCCTACTTGTACctcaatatttttcattgaagCACCCATGTTAGAAATGTGTGTTTCTATATTGTCCAACCTTGCTTCATTCTTATTAAACCTCTTGTTGGATTCCATCATAAAAGTCCCCAAAATATCTTCTAATGATTTCTTCTCAGTAGGTTGTTGAGCATTAAACCCAGGTGCCGGTTGCAAAACATTTTTATTGTCGGCATAGGACAAATTCTCATGGTTTCTTAACCCCGGATTATAATAATTAGACATTCGATTACCCCGGTAGTTGTTATTGTACGGTCTGTTGGCCATGTATTGTGTCTGTTCTATACTCACGTGACCTCCTTGTGAAACAGATACAGCTGCTACGCTTTCAATAACTGATGGATTATTTTGAGTTGTTAAAGCACCCACTTGATTGGTTAAAGCAACAATTTGTTCTGCCATAGATGTCATGAGATCTAACTCAAACACGCTAGCCACTTTCTTTGGAATGTTCCTCTCATTAGGCCATTGATAGCTATTAGTAGCCATCTCCTCCATCAGATTAATGGCTTCAGTTGTAGACTTAGCCAATAATGCACCCCCAGCAGCAACATCAATAATAGTCCTAGTTGgaccattcaacccattataaaaaatatttggaCTTGcatccagttctcatagccatgttGTGGGCAGTGACGTAGTAAATCTTTGTATCACTCTCATGCCTCATAGAAAGGCTCATATTCAAGCTGTCTAAATTGCCCAATTTCACTCCTCAACTGCACAGACTTCGATGGAGGGAAGAATTTCACCAGGAATTTTCTAGCCATGTCATTCCAAGTAGTAATAGAACCTAGCTGCAGAGATTGCAACCAActtctttgtaacgccctggatagccaagagcGTTACACTATatgtttataaaggtgtaagacttgctaatcaagtcatttagttagaaacgtgttaccgaaactataattgaactagggttaaaagattttggttacaaaagttacatttcacataatttaaaattttgtacatgggatcccaaaataaatagagtttaaaagacagtttacaaaaattccaggttataaacatgtactggccactctaaggtcaaaacagacatttaggcttctcccgtcCTGTATCACTTCTCGACCGCggcagccgatcagctgactatgtacattcagcccccgaAGCTCCCCAacttaggactggtccaccttgctcttgcctttacctacaccatgaagcacccgtgagtcgaggcccagcaagaaaccataaTACAGTGTATAAACAATAAACAACAATCAGATATACAACAAGTCATACAGCTCACATAAGTAGTGGCATCAATCCTCAAACCAATAATCATTTATTCAGATAACAAACACATCACAGTCATTAAttaaacaacattaaacatatcaaGCCAAAAtacagggtcggcgcccttaggccgcaccctctaattatcccactgactctagctcgcttaggccgagcttagtgattatatatttaattaacctaagctaccagtggccgagccgcgtcctgtgcgcaaatattgattccgacactcttaggtcgtccatcacatgtcccatgacataataccatctcatgacatcacatataaatatagggagctcttagtcccaacactaacacataatcgggtgcaatttcttacctttgattccaatagcttttattagtgaaatcgaccttcaagcacaatcccgtccgagccctagcgtacacctagtcacagccataaattagaatcatcactaaaattcaattccaaaacctaacctcgggaagccctaattccaccaaacggggtggtggaatcaaaccccaagccctcgggcaaaaaccctaagaaacaacccaaaaatccacttctgaaggcagggtagcactatagcgccacAGAGTGggagctacagcgctacaagcagagccaaaagccCCCATGAAGCCAGCATAGCGCTATAGCGAtccaaggctagcgctacagtgctacaagcagcaGACTTCAACCTCTGATTTTCTCCTTctaatttcctcgagccaaaacccccTAGAACACCTCCAAATCTCAACtacacttcaaaacaagcctaccattcACTACATCTCACTCCAAATGGCCCAACAACCCCAattctaaccacatgcatcatcaaacaaagaaaacaagcatTGAACTCAGAATTCAAGAACTCAACTAGAATCTCAGAAATTCAAGACCTCAAAGCCAGAAATTGTTACCTTAAATGGggaaattcgaccttaggttATCTCTATGCCCTTCTAGCATTTatctcctcaattcttcaagctcaATTCCCCTAACTTCCATCCAAATTATATAGAAGAATATATGCCGATCCTACCCCTTTATTCGCCGATCTTTATTTGATCTCTCCGCTTCGCCCACCCCCATCAATGTTGAATTGAAACAATTGAGATTTTTTGGAGATTGGATGCAGTTACTAATTCATGATCTGGCATGTATAGAATGAAAACTTCATTCTCGATTCTACGAGAATTTTaactcaagcttagaaatcacctcaacaaaatccagaaaaactcatcagaaatctttagaccttacctcaattgagctTAATTCCAGTGGAACttcctagcttcaccaagaaTCCAAGTGCTAAGCCTTAGCCTAAGCCTCCTCTGAATTACAACTCCAAAACTCCTGAAGAAATGGTGAAGGATGGCCTaaactgagagagagagaaagagcccctgttttccttcttcttttctttctttcaacTTCCATTatgttctacaaatcccactaagtgcAAAAAGGCAGATTAatacttatctttttttttttaaacaaatgacctttttgccctcccattaaaacctaagcctttaaacataccaagggcattttggtcatttgctctcaattcccgctaattccgtGAGTGTCCCaaataattaccgcttaaaccCCGAcatctaactaatcaccaattattttcctcaatgtcaaatagtctccaatatatttcccatattccagaaatacccccagactccccCGAAacgggtataaattcccaccgtgactttttttcgctaaactgctcactaggatcacctcgagtcacaagatacgaatatatccacataataatgtggtctcaacaatttatcacaaacatttacatttatgccctcaacgggccaaaattatgaatatgcctttataacctaatcagggtctacatgcatactaatactcataatcatgcatctcatatatccaaataatcatataggcatgcttatcacataatcatgcatttaatcatttaaatcacacataatccagttatgccctcccggtacactaatcaaggcccttaagccttattagtaattttgggtcattacattcttGCTCTatccctcaaagagaaagggaagaGACGTAATCTAATGGCATCATCAGTAACACCATTCATCTTCATCGTAGCACATACCTCCAGAAATATGGCAAGGTGAATATTGGGATCTTCAGTAGGCATCCCACcaaacttgtaacgacccaaattcactaataaggcttaagggccttgattagtgtgtcgggagggcataactagattatatctgaattaaatgattaacagcatgttatatgattatttgaatatctgtgatgcatgactatgtgtattagtatgcatgtaggcc
It includes:
- the LOC133825161 gene encoding uncharacterized protein LOC133825161, with translation MVVLDWSQPFEIMCDTSDYVAGAVLGQRREKIFRAIYYVSKTLNDAQRNYSTTEKKISCNASLSFYKERCQTEVDSLGVDKKGSENLAADHLSRLENGAEEENNPIKEIFPNELLLAVSATVPWFDDIVNYIWVEAIATITNDVKVVMKFLHKNNFYRFGTPRVILSNEGTHFCNKVLDALLRKYGVSHKVALAYHPQSNGQAEVSNQEVKLIFEKTLNTNRKDWSQKLDDSLWAYRTAFKTPLGMSP